The following is a genomic window from Actinomadura sp. WMMB 499.
GTACGCGGACTGGAATCGCTTGACCGCCGCCACGGTCCGATCACCGTAAACGCCGTCGATGGCGAGGTTGGAGTTGTAGCCGGGGTAACCGGCCACCCGGATCTGGAGTTGGGTGACGGCCGCGCCGCGGCTGCCCTTGCGGAGCTTGCTTTTCCAGGTGTAGCAGCCATCGGCCGCGGCCGGCGCGGCCGTGGCCACCAGGGTGACGCCGGTCGCCGCGACGGCGACCACGAGAGCGATGAGAGCACGTGCAATTAAGCGGGCCATAATTACCTTCCGGCATTGTCGTACGGCGGGGTGCCCGGAAGCCCCGAATCCTTGCACGCACAGCCCAACTTCGCGTATATGCAAGGGAAACAATTTTGATCATGCCGATAGGCAAAGTCCGACAGAGTCGGCATCCGCGAGAGGCGCCCGCGCCGCATCGGTGGGCCCTACCTGGGCATGCATCTGGGTGCCAAGAAGATCGGATCCTGATGTCACGTATCGCCCTGGACTACGGGCGGGGACGGTGGTAGCGGCACGCACCGAGAGAGCGACTCCAGGCATCCGATCGGCCGCAGCCGTTGACGCGCCCGTCCTCCGCCTTTCGGCGTGCCTTCCGGCACTACGGTGTTCACAGCCATGACGCTGGGCGGAATGCGACAAAGGGCGAGAGAGAACTACCCCGAGCGTCCGTATCGCCATTTTCGGGCCCGATCCGAAACGGCTCCGCGAATCCGGTGAAGCCGCCACGGGCACGGAGGGCCACGGGCTGGCTTCCCCGGGTCGTCGCGGCGGGACCGTCGCTGGCCGACGGTGACGAGCAGGGCGCCGGTGACGTCGGCCGAGGCCGCGGCGATGGGAGAGGCGGAGGATCTCACGCGGCCCGCTCCGGCACCGTCGCGGTAGCCGCCGGGGGGTCCAGCACCTTGCGGGTGATGCGTTCGGCGATGGCGGCGACCAGGGTGCGAGGACGGCGGGGGTTCAGGTGCGCCCCCAGGGCGTTGCCGAGTCCGGGGGCGATGTAACCGCGGTCGCGCTCCAGCGCGCGCAAGGCGGCGCGGACGACGGGTTCGGGGGTGGTCATGGAGCCGGTGACGGCCGCGCGGCGGGTGCCGATGGTGTCGAAGAAGGCGGTCTCGACCGGCCCGGGGCACAGCGTGAGCACGCGGATGCCGCGTTTGCGGTACTCCTGGCGCAGGGCCAGGCCGAAGTTCAGCACGAAGGTCTTGGCTGCGCCGTAGACGGCGAAGTACGGGGAAGGCTGGAAAGCGGCGGTCGAGGCCACGTTGATGATCGAGCCGTGGCCGCGCTGCAGCATGCCCGGCAGCAGCTCGTGGGTGAGATCGACGAGTGCGACGACGTTGACCATCAGCTGGTCGTGGTCGCGGGCCGCGGAAATCTCTTCGAAACGGCCGCAGGTGCCAAAGCCGGCGTTGTTGACCAGCAGGTCGACGCTCAGGCCGCGGCCGGTGAGCCGGTCGGCGATGCGGCGGGCCGCGTCCGGCTCGGCGAGGTCCTGGACCAGGACCTCGGCCTGGATGCCGTGCTCGGCGATCAGGCGCTCCGCGAGCGCGGCGAGCCGGTCGCCGGAGCGCGCCACCAAGATCACATCGTGACCGTGGGCGGCGAGTTGTTCGGCGAACTCCGCGCCGAGGCCGGACGAGGCTCCCGTGATCAGGGCGGTGCTGTGCACGATGTTCTCCTTCTGTTGCGGTAACTGAGAACAGAAGGTAGCAGTAACGAGCATACTTGCAACAGTGCTGATGCAAGTAGAGCTTCTGTCGCGTCAGTGATGTAGTATCTCGCTGGTCAAGTGACCTGACGGGAGATGTGATGGACGAGGCGACGGGCCCATCGCTGCGGGCGGATGCCGAGCGCAGCGTGCGCGCGATCTTGGAGGCGGCCGAGCGGGTGTTCGCCGAAGACCCCGGTGCCACCATGGAGCAGGTCGCCGCCGCCGCGGGCGTGGCCCGGACCACGATCCACCGGCGGTTCGCCAACCGGCAGGCGCTGATCGACGCGCTGGCCTCGTCCGCGGCCCACCAACTCGCCCAGGCGGTGGACGACGGCCGGCCGGACACCGCGCCGCCGCTGGTGGCGATGCACCGGATCACCGCCAACGTGCTCCAGGTCAAGAGCGCCTGGGCGTTCTCCCTGGGGCTGCCCGCCTCCCCCGGCAGCGAGGCCGCCGTCCTCCAGCAGGACATCGCCCGCCGCTGCATCGCCGTGCTGCGGCGGGCCCAGGCCGACGGGCTCATCGACCAGGCGGCCGACCTCGACTGGGTGCGCCGGGTCTATTACGCGCTCATCGGCGAGTCCCTGCACGGCGACCCGGACGACGAAGACCCCGACGCCCTCGCCGCCCGCATCATCGACACCGTGCTGCGCGGCGCCGGTCCGCGCACCTGAACCGGGAGCCGCGCGGGCACCCTACTCGCGGGCGTTCCGGTCGACGGCTCCCACCGGCTCCGTGACCGTCGCCTCGCCGCCGGACGAGCGAGACCGTCCCGGTCCGGACCTTCGGGTCACCCGGTGCCGCGTCCCCCACCGGACGTGGACCGGCCGCGTGCCGCGGCCTCCCGGCGGGCGTCGGACAGGGCGACGGGGACGACGGCGGCGATCAGGACGGCGGTGACGGCGAAGGCACCGTGCATGTCCAGGGCGTGGGCGCTCCAGCCGACGGCCACCGCGCCGATCCCGGTGCCCGCGTCGTAGGCGAAGTTCCAGGCGGTACTGGCGGTGCCGGCCCCGGACGGTCCGGCGCGGCGGAACATCACGACCAGCGAGTCGTTCTGGAGCGCGCCGAACCCCAGGCCGTACGCGACGGCGGCGGCGATCGCGACGGCGAAACCCCCCGCCCCCATGCCCGCGGCGGCGGCGAAGCCGCCCATGCCCAGGGCGGACGCGACCACACCGGGCACCAGCAGCCCGCCGGCGCCCGCGCGGTCGCTCCACGTGCCCGCGGCCCAGCGGCCCGCTATCGCCGCGGCCGAGACGGCGAACAGCGCGACCGGCGCGACGGCGGGGTCCTCGAAGGTCAGCGGCAGGAACGTGGTGATACCGCCGAGCGCGCAGGCCGCGGTGATGAGCGCCGTGAAGGGGCCCGTCAGCGGCCGCAGCCGCGGCGCGCCGGAGGCCGGTGCGGCCGCGGGGGCGTCCTCGGTGGCGCGCCGCCCCGACATCGCCGCCACCAGCGGGACGGCCAGCAGGCTCGCGAGCGCGGTGATCACGAACACCGGAGCGAACCCGAGGTTGCCGGCCGTCCAGACCCCGAGCGGAAGGAAGACGACCTGGGGGAGCCCGACGGCGATGCCGTACCAGCCGACGGCCCTGCCGCGATACGCGCTCGCGACGAGTTCGGCCACCAGGGCGCTCCCCGCCACCGCCACCATGCCGAAGCCGACGCCCCGCACCGCCGACACGGCCAGGACCCAGCCGAGCGAGGAGGACAGGAGGTAGCCGAACGTCGGGACTCCGAGCAGCAGGGACCCGGCCGCCAGGACCGCCCGGAGATGGAATCTCCTCAGGATCCAGGGCATGCAGAGCTGGACGGCCGCGGTCGTCCCCATGGTCACTCCGGTCGCGGCTCCCGCGCCGCCGTTCCCGGCCCCGCCCTCGGCCGTCCACAGCGGCGCGACCGACAGCAGCGGCGCGTAGTTGGTGAACGTGCCGAGCGTCGCGGCCAGCAGCAGGAGGAAGTCACGGCCGCCCAGCCCCGTGGAGGCGCGTGAGTCCTCCCGTGGACGCTGTGACGTGGAGGGGAGCATGGTTCCTGTTCTAGCCGCACCCGATCGATCGCGTCCAACGAAGATCTTCGATCGATTCGATCGGAATCTACGATCGGTTCATGGAGCTGAAGCACCTGACGACGTTCCTCGCCGTGGCGCGCCGCCTGAGTTTCACCAAGGCCGCCCAGGATCTGGGGTACGTGCAGTCCGCCGTCACCGCGCAGATCAAGGCGCTCGAGACCGACCTCGGCGTGCCGCTGTTCGAGCGCCTGGGACGGCGGATCGCCCTCACCGACGCGGGGATCGAGCTGCGCGAGCACGCCCGCTTCCTCGTCGGGTACGCCCAGGAAGTGCGGGAGGCCGTGCACGAGGCGGGCGGCGGCGCCCGGCAGATCCGCAGCACGCTGCGCGTCGCCGCGCCCGAGAGCCTGTGCGCCTACCACCTGCCCCCGATCCTGCGGGCACTGCAGGGCAGCTTCCCGCTGCTCCAGGTGGTCTTCGGACCGGCGGGGAGGGCCGCCCTGCTGGACGCCCTCGGCGAGGGCGCACTGGACGCGGGCTTCCTCATCGAGGAGAGCGTCGACCACCCGATGACCTCGGCCGAACGGATGGCGGACGAACCGCTCGTCCTGGTCTCGCATCCCGAGCATCCCCTCACCGCGCGGGGGGAGGTGCGCACGGCCGAACTGGCCGCCGAGACCCTGCTCCTCATCGAGCAGGGCTGCGCCCAGCGGGACGTGATCGAACGCGAACTGGAACGCGCGGGGATCCGGCCCGTCCGCATGGAGTTCGTCAGTGTGGAAGCCCTCAAGAAGTGTGCCGCCGAAGGCCTGGGCCTGGCCGTGCTGCCCGCTTCCACCGTCACCGACGAGGTCGCCCGGGGCGAGGTGACCGTCCTGCCGTGGACGTCCGAACCGGTCCTCGGCATCTACCTCGTCCGGCACAAGGACCGCCGCGCGACGACGGTCCTGCGCGAGCTGATGGCGCTCACCCGCGCCCACTGGGCCTGACCGGAGCCCGCTTATCTCGGCACGTACCGCAGCGCCATCGCCCCCGAGCCGTACTCCAGCCGGCTCACGAGCTTCAGGTCGATGGCCTTGGACAGCCCCGCGAACAGCGTCGGCCCATGGCCCACCAGCCGGGGATGCACGACGAACTCGTACTCGTCGATCAGTCCCATGTCCGCCAGCGCCAGCGGGAGCTGGACGCCCCCGACGTAAAGTCCCTCACCCGGCTCCTGCTTGAGCCGCCGGACGGTCGCCTCCAGGTCCCCGCGCACGAGTTCGGCGTTCCAGTCGACCCGTTCCAGAGTGCTCGAGACGACGTACTTCTTCGCCGCGTCGATCGTCCGGGCGAAGGGTTCCATCCAGTCGGGCCGCCCGACCGACTCCGCCGGGGGCCGCCACGCCTCCTCCATCATCTCGTACGTCACCCGGCCGAAGATGAGGGCGTCGGCCTGCGCGATCTTCTCGGTCGCGTGCCGGTGCAGTTCCTCGTCCGGGATGCCCTCACGATGATCGACGCATCCGTCCAGGGTGACGTTGATGGAAAAGCGAAGGGGTCGCATGGCGCCAGGGTAGCGACGGGGGCCGACATTTCCGCGGACCGTCCAAGGGCCGCGCACCACGGGGAACCATGTCGCGGCGCCGAGGGTCAAAGATCTCCAGGATGACGATCTGGGAGTGGCGGGTGCGTACCTTCACGCGTGTGGTGACCGTACTGGGAGTGCTGCTGGCCTCGTCGGCGGCCGCCGTGGCGCAGCCGGCGTGGGCGTGCGGCTGCGGCGCGATGATCGCCGACAGTTCGGTGCGGATCTCCGAGGAGACGTCGATCGTCCGCTACGACGCGGCGGCGCGCACCGAGGAGATCGTGATGCGGCTGTCGGCCGAGTCGGAGGCGAAGGACGCGG
Proteins encoded in this region:
- a CDS encoding SDR family oxidoreductase; protein product: MHSTALITGASSGLGAEFAEQLAAHGHDVILVARSGDRLAALAERLIAEHGIQAEVLVQDLAEPDAARRIADRLTGRGLSVDLLVNNAGFGTCGRFEEISAARDHDQLMVNVVALVDLTHELLPGMLQRGHGSIINVASTAAFQPSPYFAVYGAAKTFVLNFGLALRQEYRKRGIRVLTLCPGPVETAFFDTIGTRRAAVTGSMTTPEPVVRAALRALERDRGYIAPGLGNALGAHLNPRRPRTLVAAIAERITRKVLDPPAATATVPERAA
- a CDS encoding TetR/AcrR family transcriptional regulator, with the translated sequence MDEATGPSLRADAERSVRAILEAAERVFAEDPGATMEQVAAAAGVARTTIHRRFANRQALIDALASSAAHQLAQAVDDGRPDTAPPLVAMHRITANVLQVKSAWAFSLGLPASPGSEAAVLQQDIARRCIAVLRRAQADGLIDQAADLDWVRRVYYALIGESLHGDPDDEDPDALAARIIDTVLRGAGPRT
- a CDS encoding MFS transporter yields the protein MLPSTSQRPREDSRASTGLGGRDFLLLLAATLGTFTNYAPLLSVAPLWTAEGGAGNGGAGAATGVTMGTTAAVQLCMPWILRRFHLRAVLAAGSLLLGVPTFGYLLSSSLGWVLAVSAVRGVGFGMVAVAGSALVAELVASAYRGRAVGWYGIAVGLPQVVFLPLGVWTAGNLGFAPVFVITALASLLAVPLVAAMSGRRATEDAPAAAPASGAPRLRPLTGPFTALITAACALGGITTFLPLTFEDPAVAPVALFAVSAAAIAGRWAAGTWSDRAGAGGLLVPGVVASALGMGGFAAAAGMGAGGFAVAIAAAVAYGLGFGALQNDSLVVMFRRAGPSGAGTASTAWNFAYDAGTGIGAVAVGWSAHALDMHGAFAVTAVLIAAVVPVALSDARREAAARGRSTSGGGRGTG
- a CDS encoding LysR family transcriptional regulator, with translation MELKHLTTFLAVARRLSFTKAAQDLGYVQSAVTAQIKALETDLGVPLFERLGRRIALTDAGIELREHARFLVGYAQEVREAVHEAGGGARQIRSTLRVAAPESLCAYHLPPILRALQGSFPLLQVVFGPAGRAALLDALGEGALDAGFLIEESVDHPMTSAERMADEPLVLVSHPEHPLTARGEVRTAELAAETLLLIEQGCAQRDVIERELERAGIRPVRMEFVSVEALKKCAAEGLGLAVLPASTVTDEVARGEVTVLPWTSEPVLGIYLVRHKDRRATTVLRELMALTRAHWA
- a CDS encoding dihydrofolate reductase family protein, yielding MRPLRFSINVTLDGCVDHREGIPDEELHRHATEKIAQADALIFGRVTYEMMEEAWRPPAESVGRPDWMEPFARTIDAAKKYVVSSTLERVDWNAELVRGDLEATVRRLKQEPGEGLYVGGVQLPLALADMGLIDEYEFVVHPRLVGHGPTLFAGLSKAIDLKLVSRLEYGSGAMALRYVPR